Proteins encoded in a region of the Populus nigra chromosome 3, ddPopNigr1.1, whole genome shotgun sequence genome:
- the LOC133687991 gene encoding calmodulin-binding protein 25-like: MASSENLASLEPWNMMLRPNFPDFWLPEAYARDTETLTKALQKSLFNNIDDTPTDTNTDDNSTNSFSMNETFSSNSFNPFTSLIETAPPTPTASNVSGSDPETAGATKRQRNLVPGATGKVSKRKTRASKRSQTTFITADPANFRQMVQQVTGVRFCNSQVSMVPVLKPEPQRPGGRLLGGSGYLPTLDTSAFLLDHHQQQLQHHVVTGSASGSSTGPDFGPGPNLFTQPMVGDVGVHSSSGLDFGTFSSFPTLESWKVV, translated from the coding sequence ATGGCATCATCAGAGAACTTGGCAAGTCTTGAACCATGGAATATGATGTTGAGGCCAAATTTTCCTGATTTTTGGCTTCCTGAAGCCTATGCTCGCGACACAGAAACTCTAACAAAAGCCCTTCAAAAATCCCTCTTTAACAACATAGATGACACTCCTACAGACACAAACACCGATGATAACAGCACTAACTCTTTCTCCATGAACGAaactttttcttcaaattcattcaACCCGTTTACCAGCCTAATCGAGACGGCACCCCCGACTCCGACGGCCTCGAATGTTTCTGGGTCGGACCCAGAAACGGCTGGAGCCACCAAACGCCAGAGAAACTTGGTCCCGGGTGCTACTGGGAAGGTTTCGAAACGGAAGACACGAGCTTCCAAAAGGTCTCAGACAACGTTTATAACAGCGGATCCGGCTAATTTTAGACAGATGGTGCAACAGGTTACCGGTGTTAGATTCTGCAACTCACAGGTTTCAATGGTTCCTGTTTTGAAACCTGAGCCACAGAGGCCTGGTGGCCGGTTGCTAGGGGGTAGCGGGTACCTGCCCACGCTTGATACGTCGGCGTTTTTGCTtgatcatcatcaacaacagtTACAACATCATGTGGTCACGGGGTCAGCTTCTGGATCTAGTACCGGACCCGATTTTGGGCCTGGACCGAATCTGTTTACCCAGCCCATGGTGGGGGATGTTGGTGTTCATTCTAGTAGTGGTTTAGATTTCGGCACTTTCTCTAGCTTTCCCACTCTAGAGTCATGGAAGGTagtgtga